A portion of the Bacteroides faecium genome contains these proteins:
- a CDS encoding nucleotidyltransferase family protein, translating into MKTLSEYVSLLHHYMQQNASKYGILRMGIFGSVARNEHTATSDVDIYIEGQLHGFFAFAE; encoded by the coding sequence ATGAAAACATTATCAGAATATGTCAGCTTATTGCACCACTATATGCAACAAAATGCATCTAAATATGGAATTTTGCGTATGGGAATATTTGGTTCGGTAGCTCGCAACGAACATACTGCTACAAGTGATGTCGATATTTATATAGAAGGGCAACTCCATGGCTTTTTTGCTTTTGCTGAGTGA